The DNA window AAGGCCCAGATAATCTCCCTTCTTCTCCTTGCAACAGGGAGAAAGTAATTTTGTCTATGCAATATATACAGTGCAGAGAATAGTTAGGTGAAACACTTTAATAAAGATTAATTGTTGCATGGGGTGTGTAATGGAATATAATCAGAGCAGGATCAGATTTGCTCAGTGtgagctgaatttatttttactggCTTACCAGAAGTAAAAAATGCAATTAGATGCTTAAATTAAAAGCTCAGCATTTCCTGTCTAATTGTTCTTAAAATATGTACATTTGTGCACTGGAAGACATACAGTCTTTCCTGGAAGGGACTTGTTGGCCATGTCATATTCTGGCCAGCCAGCTTTCTTAACTTATCTTGGTTCAAGGATTTTGTCCGCTGGAATAAATACGTCCTCAAAATTTTATATCTGCTGGCAAAGGTGAGCACAGTtatttctgaagtaaattttAGTGCTGAGGTTTGCAATGCTGATCTTTTACCTCTGAGAGTTTTAAGCATGCCCTTTCTGATGCAGCTGTGATTGAGACATAGTCTTGCTTCAGGAGATCATGGGTTTGATCTTCATTGACGCAGTCTCCTAAATAGTGGCCCAGAGGttatgtttcttccttttatttaccGAACCAGAGGATCTACCTCTCCTCACAGAATGCCTTTtctggtagatttagattagatatttggaagaaattccctactgtgagggtggtgagacactggtacaggttgcccagagaagctgtggctgccccatccctggaggtgttcaaggccaagttgggtggggctttgagcaacctggtctggtgggaggtgtccctgccccggacagggaggttggaactaaatgatctttaaggtcccttccaactaaaatcattctatgattctatgattttgtgattttagCCTATTAACAGTGTGTTGGACACACATACCGCCTGTTGTTCATCACTAAATGTGTAAGATCAAAAGGGCGTGAGGACAGGGTTTGGATGTTTCTGTGTCCCACGGGTGTAACCACTGGCTCTGGagcagaggcggggggggagaggcgggggtggCGGTTCAGACGTCCATTTATTTCTCGGGACGTGGATCAGGGGTGCGTTCTTCAGGGGTCGGTCCTTCCCCCTCTTCACGCCGAAGCCCCCGGCCTTCGCGAAGCACCCCGGCCGTGGTGCTGAACGGACAGCTCCcgggcggggggtcccggggcggtGGTGCTGAAAGGACAGCTCCCGGGCTGAGGGGGGAGTCCCGGGACCGAGCGGAccctccccgggcccggccgggggGGTCTCGGTCCGCTGCTGCCGTTCCCGCTGCTTTCCCCGTGTGTCCCCCAACCCCGGCAGCGGGGAGGCTGGAGCGGTTTCTCCCGGCAGTGAGGGCTGATCGGGGGTCTTCTGGATCTTTTCCCCCCCACCGCACCCCCAGTCTCCGGGGCCCtgtcagcccccagccccgctcccccgccccgtGTGCCCGCATACTGCTAATTGCATCTGATGGCTGGCGCCGGGGTGCAGCTGCAGGCTGCGGCGCCGGGAGAAGGACTCACAGCACTTCCATAGCTCATTAAAAGCCTCTCAGTGAAGCGGTGTCCTTTTGTCCTCTCgctccttttcattttaattgacGGAGAGGGACGGTCAGTTTGCTCTACAGAAGGGAAAGCGGGACAGGGAAGATCCCGATGGAGTGGAGGCAGCTGTGAAATCACTACAGGAGACCTCCTGAAAGGCAGGGACTGCAGCGTGCACTCATCTTCACAGAGGACCGTGAAACCAGTACTGGGGAGACCTACTGAAGTTCAAGTAATGAAATAGAAAGCACTGTGCTCTGTAACAAGAGCTACGAGACAATTAAACTAGGGGGTCAAGGATGTGGCACATCTGCTTAATGTCTTGGTTTCACCCAGGACTGGACATAATGGTAGAGCAATGACCTCGGTGCATGGTTTGTTTCTATTAAATTATAATGTCTCTCATTTAGTCCAGGGAGCCCTCCTCTGTGCTCCCGGCAGCACATTATGAGATACATTAGCTTACTGCTGCTGCATGCCACGACTTCTAGCACAGTACAGCACTCTCAGAGGCTTTCCAAAGACTATTTTCATTAAGAGCAAAATCAAAGATGTCCCGCTCTGTGGCTGGAACTGCTGATGTAAACTGTTCCTATTTGGTTTACATTTAAGAGCAGGACTGGGCAGGGTATTAAAATCAGAACATGGAGCAAACTGGAAAATGCTCAGTAAAGATCTGAGCTTCAGGGACTGTCGTTAGCAAAAGGAGGGTGTTAGTTAGGATGAAGTTCTGTACCTAGGAGGAAAAATAAGTGCAAGTATGAACTAGGCGTACAAAACCGCTGTTTTCTCACCCGAGTAGCTgcgggaaggcagaggagaagatCTGAAAGGTGTTCCTGGGGGCATATGGTacacaggatgatttttttttcaaaggtgttctgcCTCTAATGCCTTTTCATATCACAAAGTTTTGGGGATTTCCCTTTCCTGGCTTGATGGAGGCTCTTGCTCTGAAGGTGGCATCGGCAGCCAGCCTGCGGATTCGCCTCTGACTGGAGGTCGAACCAGGAGCTCAGTAAGGAAGGGACAAATCAAGACCAGAAGCACAAGGACGTGTGGGAAATCCAGAGGCAGAGCCAAGGCAGGACACTGGAATGCCTGTGCACTGTggtggaggcaggaggaaggatgGCACAAGGAGGCTCAGGGCAGGTTTAGCGAGACACACGGCCATGAAGACTCTGTCCCCATGTGCCTGGGTGTCCCCTGAGCAGCCAATCCAGCATCTGTgagacagcagcacccactgctGAGCCCTCAGCTGCTGACCTGTGACATAGCAGTGATGCTGTGCGGGTTACGCTGATGTGATCAAGAAATTGACAGCCTGACAGAGCACCTCTCTGTTTTCAAGTCCTTCTCCTATTATGAGGTTTTTTTGTCAAGTATGTGCTAACAGTTCGCTGTCTTAAATGTACTGAACGCCAAACATACAGGTGAAGATTGCCCCAGAAACAGACCCACTGCAAACTCTGGGTGCTGCTGCCATTAGGGCAGCACCTTGTGCACTTGTGATCACTGAGGATGCTGCAGGGTGTGCTCCAGTCACGGGAATGTTGAGCAAACTGGAGGGCTTGCAGGAGCAGAGGTCAAAGGGATCGTGTATTTCCCTGTCCTTTGCAGGGGACAGCATATACTGTGATTGCAGACCAGTATCAACCTCTGCCTGTGTGGGCCAAGGTGGTGACACAATCCACGTACACCCTCCCTCATCTGCTTCTGCAGGGAAGGAGGTACCTTGGGAAGTCGGGAACTCCCCCCGTTAGCAGCATCCCTGAACTGTTTTTTCACTCAGATGCCCATTTATTCTCCACATAGCTAACTGCATCTTGCCTCTTCAGCCTGATGGCAGAAATGCTGAATTGTGAAATACCAGGAATGTGCCTGGGGCTGAGCAATGTTTCCAGGTATTGATGGGTGTCATTTTCTCTCTGAGCCTGGAAGTGGGGTGGGCAGCTGTCCTGACGTGGTTAACTACAGGGGCTGcagcatttcagctgctttgGAGGGAAAATCCTGTACAGAAACTTAAACCTCTAGATGTGGTAACTTCCTGCTGTGTGTCTTCCCACGACATTTGCCACACTGGCAGCTAATTTAGTGTGCTCTAGGACAGATGCTCCTTGGGGACCTTTTGGCAAGCTGTGGCAGCCTGGAAAAGCCTCCATAGAGTCTGGTAGCTGCGAATGGGTTTCCTTGTGTCTACTTGCTTCCTTTCTCCATGAAAAAGAGCCGCCATTGCCATTGGACTCTCTTCTCATTGCTATTTCGTATTTTTCAGCctacaaggagaaaatgaaggagCTGTCTCTGCTCTCCCTCATCTGCTCCTGTTTCCACACCCAGCCCCATCCTAATACCATCTACCAGTATGGAGGTACGTAACCTGCTCCCGCAGGAGCTACAGCATCGTTTGCGTGATGCTCCTGCAGGCAACATGAGAGCTCGTCAGCGCGCTGGGCTGTCCCATCCCGGAGCAGCAATCCATGTCGCAGCCTGGGCTCTTTCTGTTTAGTCTCTGTTcacagtttattttattaatgcaaCCCACATTTTCCCAGAAAGAAACTGCTTGCAGAGGCTGCCTGCTTCGTACTGGGGTGACGTACAAGACGTTAACAGCAATATGGCCTTTCTGTAATTACGCTGTGAATTTAAATCAATTGTATTGACTTGGAGGGGGGTGAAGCTGATCACTGATTGGGAATTTTTTGGAGATGACAGAACAAAATCACTCAGGTCAGGACACCCTAATTCCTATGTGAAGAGCTCGGTGCCCTCAGGTGCTCTCCCGAGTGTCACAGGTCCACAgagtctctgtttttttccccccaaagataTGGAGGTGAAGCAGCTGGATAAGAGGGCATCAGGCCAGAGCTTCGAAGTGATCCTGAAGTCCCCTTCAGATTTATCTCCCGAGAGCCCGatcctttcttccccccccaagAAGAAGGACCTGtctctggaggagctgcagaggaggctggaggccgcagaagagaggaggaaggtaATGAGATGTTCTGTGGAAGCAAAGACTTTTCTGAGATGGTTACTAATTGCACCAAACCCTGAAACTGGCTTAGCAGGAACAATCTAAAATggcttattattatttttcactataAATTGTCAGGTGAGAGGTGGGAGTCATGGAATGAGGTTCTGCAGCCTGGTTTAGGCAGGGAATTGGACTCAATGATCATCATTGTCCTCCTGTTCTTGAAACCACACAGTATGGGGTCCTCGTGGTCCTCTGCGTGGGAcctggctggggggggcaggggggacagtTCTTGCCAGGTAATGCTGCAGGAGATGTAGCAGTTGGTCACACACCCCACATAAACTTCAAACTTAAACACAGAGTGGGGTTTCTAACAGCTGGCTGTGCCACATATTTTATTGTAGGTGCTGTATAAAATGTCTTCCTGTGAAAActactgaaaaggagaaaattggCAGAGTAAAACAAAGTATAAATGTTGTGAATGTTGGCGGGTAAGAGGAAAGCAAGCTGAAATAATTCAAAGAATGAGGTGACACTCGGAGAGGGGACTCCGTACCCTGATGGATGTCACCTCGGTTTTGCTGAGCCGGTGGGCACAGCGTGGCATCACCTGCCCACCTGGAGCACCGGACCCAGCAGACGTTGCCCCGTAGCAGGAAAAAGGTGCCAAAGCATCTTCCAAGCAAGGAATGGGATGGAGGAGGGTAGCAAAGTGGTTTTGAGCAGAGGAGATGGTCAGAAAGCCTCTCTGGGGAGCTTAAGGTCTAGAAGAGCCTCTTTGGTTGCCTCACACCTCTCCCGACGCCTTGCCTCGGCAGACCCAGGAGGCGCAGGTGCTGAAGCAGCTGGCGGAGAAGCGGGAACACGAGCGGGAGGTGCTGCACAAGGCGCTGGAGGAGAACAACAACTTCAGCCGCCTGGCCGAGGAGAAGCTCAACTACAAGATGGAGCTGAGCAGGGAGATCCGCGAAGCACATCTTGCCGCCTTGAGGGAGCGGCTCCGCGAGAAGGCGAGTGCGATGTCCCGGGAGAGGGCTGGGTGCCGATGCCTATGGCGGGGTTTAGGGTCTGGTCCCTGTGGGGTCGTCCCAGGGCAATGGGCACAGGGGAGCGGGCGTTTCGTTGCTGGTGGGAAGCGggctgtggagcagctctgctctggagcAGCGTGAGAAGGGGGGATGTGTCTTTCCAGTCAGTAGAGGAAATACCATTTGGCTGATCTTGATAAGTGCAAGCTCACAGGCACAGGATCGGGCCCACTCTGCGTCCAGGGGCTGCGTGGCCAAAGGGCTTTGCAGAAGAGGGGAGCCATGAATGCATTCACTGTGGGCTTGCATCAGCTCCAGGCTCCCGCAcatcatacaatcacagaatcatagaattgcccaggttggaagggacccttcagatcatcgagcccaaccatcaacctaactctgacaaaacccatcactaaaccatgttgctaagctcCTTGTCCACCCGTCTTttagacacctccagggatgatgactccaccgcttcccttggcagcctgttgcaatgtttgataacccttttggtgaagaaatttttcctaatatccaaatct is part of the Chroicocephalus ridibundus chromosome 12, bChrRid1.1, whole genome shotgun sequence genome and encodes:
- the STMN3 gene encoding stathmin-3, whose amino-acid sequence is MASTVSAYKEKMKELSLLSLICSCFHTQPHPNTIYQYGDMEVKQLDKRASGQSFEVILKSPSDLSPESPILSSPPKKKDLSLEELQRRLEAAEERRKTQEAQVLKQLAEKREHEREVLHKALEENNNFSRLAEEKLNYKMELSREIREAHLAALRERLREKELHAAEVRRNKEQREEISG